A genomic stretch from Numida meleagris isolate 19003 breed g44 Domestic line chromosome 2, NumMel1.0, whole genome shotgun sequence includes:
- the MED30 gene encoding mediator of RNA polymerase II transcription subunit 30 — translation MSTPPLAGAGMPPGAFSGTQAQAAREVNTASLCRIGQETVQDIVFRTMEIFQLLRNMQLPNGVTYHTGTYQDRLGKLQEHLRQLSILFRKLRLVYDKCNENCAGLDPIPIEQLIPYVEEDGSKHDDRGAASQLRFASEERREIMEVNKKLKLKNQQLKQIMDQLRNLIWDINAMLAMRN, via the exons ATGTCAACCCCCCCTCTGGCCGGGGCGGGAATGCCTCCCGGTGCATTCTCAGGGACGCAGGCTCAGGCAGCTAGGGAGGTCAATACAGCATCTCTCTGCCGTATCGGCCAGGAGACCGTGCAGGACATTGTGTTTCGAACCATGGAAATCTTCCAGTTACTGAGGAACATGCAG TTACCAAATGGCGTTACTTATCATACTGGAACATATCAAGACAGACTGGGAAAACTACAGGAGCATCTCCGCCAGCTATCAATACTCTTCAGAAAACTGAGATTAGTCTATGACAAATGTAATGAAAACTGTGCTGGACTTGATCCTATTCCCATAGAA CAACTTATTCCATATGTTGAAGAAGATGGCTCTAAGCACGATGATCGTGGTGCCGCTAGTCAGCTTCGTTTCGCTagtgaagagagaagagaaatcaTGGAAGTAAATAAG aaactgaaactgaagaatCAGCAACTGAAGCAGATCATGGATCAGTTACGGAATCTCATTTGGGACATAAATGCCATGCTGGCAATGCGGAACTGA